From a region of the Helicobacter hepaticus ATCC 51449 genome:
- the ilvC gene encoding ketol-acid reductoisomerase, whose amino-acid sequence MALKVYYDKDCDLGLIQKKKVAVIGFGSQGHAHAENLRDSGVEVIIGLYRGGSSWVKAEAKGFKVLEVSEATKVADVIMILIPDELQADVFAKDILPSLSEDKIIAFGHGFNIHFGQIKAPKGVGVIMVAPKAPGHTVRSEFVKGGGIPDLIAVEQDTSRGDAKAIALSYASAIGGGRSGIIETTFKDETETDLFGEQAVLCGGVTSLVKAGFETLVEAGYPEEMAYFECLHELKLIVDLIYEGGLANMRYSISNTAEYGDMVSGPRVINEESKKAMKQILKDIQEGRFAKDFILERKAGYARMNAERKNLANHKIEQVGGRLRAMMPWIGANKLVDKERN is encoded by the coding sequence ATGGCATTAAAAGTGTATTACGACAAAGATTGTGATTTAGGACTTATTCAAAAGAAAAAAGTTGCAGTGATTGGCTTTGGTTCACAAGGGCACGCTCACGCAGAAAACTTACGAGATTCTGGCGTTGAGGTAATTATCGGATTGTATCGCGGTGGCTCTAGCTGGGTAAAAGCTGAAGCAAAGGGTTTTAAGGTGCTTGAAGTGAGTGAGGCAACAAAAGTTGCTGATGTGATTATGATATTAATCCCTGATGAATTGCAAGCTGATGTGTTTGCCAAAGATATTTTACCCTCTTTAAGCGAAGATAAAATTATTGCATTTGGGCACGGATTCAATATCCATTTTGGGCAAATCAAAGCTCCAAAGGGTGTAGGTGTGATTATGGTTGCACCAAAAGCCCCGGGTCATACCGTTCGTAGTGAATTTGTAAAAGGTGGCGGAATCCCTGATTTAATTGCTGTAGAGCAAGATACAAGCAGAGGAGATGCCAAAGCGATTGCACTAAGTTATGCAAGTGCGATTGGAGGAGGGCGCAGTGGCATTATTGAAACGACTTTTAAAGATGAGACAGAGACAGATTTATTTGGTGAGCAAGCTGTGCTTTGCGGTGGTGTAACGAGCCTTGTTAAAGCTGGATTTGAAACTTTGGTTGAGGCAGGCTATCCTGAAGAAATGGCGTATTTTGAGTGTTTGCACGAACTAAAGCTAATTGTGGATTTGATTTATGAGGGTGGCTTGGCAAATATGCGCTATTCTATCTCAAATACCGCAGAATATGGCGATATGGTAAGTGGTCCGCGTGTGATTAATGAAGAATCTAAAAAAGCAATGAAGCAGATTCTAAAAGATATTCAAGAAGGGCGATTTGCTAAAGATTTTATATTGGAGCGTAAAGCAGGATATGCGAGAATGAATGCAGAGCGAAAAAATCTAGCAAATCATAAAATTGAGCAAGTCGGTGGCAGACTCCGCGCAATGATGCCGTGGATTGGTGCAAATAAATTGGTAGATAAGGAGAGAAACTAA
- a CDS encoding potassium transporter TrkG produces the protein MTNLKSMQILIIGYVGIIILGALLLFLPCMHSSSLSFIEALFTSTSAFTCTGLIIKDTALDFTPFGQAVILALIWLGGLGYMSMLGIVYVFLRKRLSNRERNMIKESLNYPSYDGMMSFLKKVLFFVILIESFGALALFIYFYFVQDFSVFTALWAGIFHAISAFNNAGFSIFSTNLMAYRQSVFVNSVICFLIIAGGMGYIVLIELHTFIKSRLYIFWNICLAFMRNKPLSNLHTIRLSLHSKIVVSYTFVLLTLGFSFIFVLEYHNPKSMGNFEFFDKILSSFFMSVNYRTSGFNSIDLGGLKDSTMFFSSLLMIIGGAPGGTAGGIKVTTLATLFAFCAALFYDTQPRLFKRRIMEKSVKKAIGVGIIAMICITLANFIIAALQEDTRFMLIMFEVSSAFATTGVSAGNGGTLSLSANFSPLSQIVIIGLMLMGKVGILAFWLAFVGKRKQSYITLQEERVII, from the coding sequence ATGACAAACCTAAAGAGTATGCAAATTCTCATCATAGGCTATGTGGGGATTATCATACTTGGAGCTTTGCTTTTGTTTTTACCTTGTATGCACTCCTCTTCTCTTAGTTTTATAGAAGCCCTTTTTACGAGCACTTCAGCTTTTACTTGCACAGGGCTTATTATAAAAGATACGGCACTTGATTTTACACCTTTTGGACAAGCTGTGATTTTAGCTCTTATTTGGCTTGGCGGATTGGGATATATGAGTATGCTTGGTATCGTGTATGTATTCCTTCGAAAGCGACTTTCAAATAGGGAACGCAATATGATAAAAGAATCACTTAATTATCCTTCCTATGATGGTATGATGAGTTTTTTAAAAAAAGTCTTGTTTTTTGTAATTTTAATTGAATCCTTTGGTGCTTTGGCGCTTTTTATTTATTTTTATTTTGTGCAAGATTTTAGCGTTTTCACTGCTTTGTGGGCAGGTATATTTCACGCTATTTCGGCTTTTAATAATGCAGGATTCTCTATTTTTAGCACTAATCTTATGGCTTATCGCCAAAGCGTGTTTGTTAATAGTGTGATATGTTTTCTTATTATCGCTGGAGGAATGGGTTATATTGTGCTTATTGAACTCCATACCTTTATAAAGTCGCGTTTATACATATTTTGGAATATTTGTCTAGCTTTTATGCGCAATAAACCATTATCAAATCTGCACACAATTCGCTTGAGTTTGCATAGTAAGATTGTTGTAAGTTATACATTTGTGCTTTTAACTTTGGGATTTAGCTTTATATTTGTGCTTGAATATCACAATCCAAAGAGTATGGGTAATTTTGAGTTTTTTGACAAAATACTCTCAAGTTTTTTTATGTCGGTAAATTATCGCACCTCTGGATTTAATAGCATTGATTTGGGAGGATTGAAAGATTCTACAATGTTTTTCTCTTCTTTGCTTATGATTATAGGAGGGGCTCCGGGTGGCACAGCAGGAGGTATTAAAGTAACCACTCTCGCAACACTTTTTGCTTTTTGTGCCGCGCTTTTTTATGATACACAACCACGATTATTTAAACGTAGGATTATGGAAAAAAGTGTAAAAAAAGCCATTGGTGTAGGTATTATTGCTATGATTTGTATCACTTTAGCAAATTTCATTATTGCTGCTTTACAAGAGGATACGCGTTTTATGCTTATTATGTTTGAGGTTTCATCAGCTTTTGCAACTACGGGCGTGTCTGCAGGCAATGGTGGCACATTAAGCTTAAGTGCGAATTTCTCCCCACTCTCGCAAATAGTAATTATTGGGCTTATGCTAATGGGAAAAGTAGGTATTTTAGCTTTTTGGCTGGCATTTGTGGGCAAACGTAAGCAGAGTTATATTACTCTACAAGAGGAGCGCGTGATTATTTAG
- a CDS encoding potassium channel family protein — protein MKTSYAVIGLGKFGQYVAKGLIRNNENVIVCDDSEEHIREFKDLSDEVYILDATNKEALREAGVKELDVVIISIGENIESSILSVIALQELKNKFIIAKAVNRSHGIILNRLGVDLVVRPEQDASSRLLDKLLWNRNHIFKINEQLDLSKVPIIESDVGKSVGTKQYELQMRENVKIIGVYQSGIWHIHTKKAGVKEPLEQLILEQGAVLLLLQSHINA, from the coding sequence ATGAAAACAAGTTATGCAGTTATTGGATTAGGGAAATTTGGGCAATATGTTGCCAAAGGGCTTATACGAAATAATGAAAATGTTATTGTATGTGATGATAGTGAGGAGCATATTAGAGAATTTAAGGATTTAAGTGATGAGGTTTATATCCTTGATGCGACAAATAAAGAAGCATTGCGTGAAGCTGGTGTTAAGGAGCTTGATGTCGTTATTATTAGCATAGGAGAAAATATAGAATCTAGCATTTTGAGCGTGATTGCTCTCCAAGAATTGAAGAATAAATTTATTATTGCCAAAGCTGTCAATCGCTCACACGGCATTATTTTAAATCGTTTGGGTGTGGATTTGGTCGTGCGTCCAGAGCAAGATGCTTCAAGTCGGCTCCTTGATAAATTATTATGGAATCGCAACCATATTTTTAAAATCAATGAACAATTAGATTTAAGCAAAGTGCCTATTATAGAATCTGATGTAGGCAAAAGTGTAGGCACAAAGCAATATGAGCTACAAATGCGAGAGAATGTAAAAATTATAGGCGTATATCAAAGTGGCATTTGGCATATTCATACCAAAAAAGCAGGGGTAAAAGAGCCCCTTGAGCAACTCATACTTGAGCAAGGAGCAGTATTGCTTTTGCTTCAATCACATATTAATGCTTAA
- the bioC gene encoding malonyl-ACP O-methyltransferase BioC — MPPTKILKYSSHDFNLISFHKTRDTYNDNSPIQRAMRFHLLNLVLGTNRKSFDSIFEFGAGTGELTALISKSFDFQHYITNDFYPYDMAGALHDERILHLAFDMAQLCTHSLAKKQFELIISNACLQWLDCASTLTNLKSMITCGGILALSSFGQDNMHEIREITGVGLKYESLDTIRALLEKDFEILVLESTHHRLHFDSSLEVFRHLKLSGVNAFGINKPFHLTKTMLKNYTQRFNNTLTYEPVYILALKH; from the coding sequence ATGCCACCTACAAAAATACTAAAATATTCTTCGCACGATTTTAATCTTATCTCTTTTCATAAAACCCGAGACACTTATAATGACAATAGTCCTATACAACGCGCTATGAGATTTCATCTTTTAAACTTGGTTTTGGGCACAAATCGCAAAAGCTTTGATTCTATCTTTGAATTTGGTGCAGGGACAGGTGAGCTTACAGCTCTTATAAGCAAATCATTTGATTTTCAACACTATATAACAAATGATTTTTACCCTTATGATATGGCTGGAGCATTGCACGATGAGAGAATCTTGCACCTTGCCTTTGATATGGCACAACTTTGCACTCATTCTCTTGCAAAAAAACAATTTGAACTTATCATCTCTAATGCCTGTTTGCAATGGCTTGATTGCGCCTCTACGCTCACTAATTTAAAATCTATGATTACTTGTGGTGGCATATTGGCATTAAGTAGTTTTGGACAAGATAATATGCACGAAATACGCGAAATTACAGGGGTTGGTTTGAAATATGAAAGCTTAGATACGATACGCGCATTACTAGAAAAAGACTTTGAAATCCTTGTCTTAGAATCTACGCATCATCGTCTGCATTTTGATAGCTCCCTTGAAGTCTTTAGACATCTCAAACTAAGTGGTGTAAATGCCTTTGGTATAAACAAACCCTTTCATCTCACAAAGACTATGCTTAAAAACTACACTCAACGATTTAATAATACACTCACTTATGAACCTGTATATATCCTTGCGCTTAAGCATTAA
- a CDS encoding pimeloyl-ACP methyl esterase BioG family protein yields MKYKWLHSANTKDSLVKDLIIFMGGFGSDPCHFHHLKIYDCDVVMFYDYRDLNTLNSYNTHDIFKNLSYYRHIYLIAFSLGVCVANAMFSSIWEQFTHTLAINGTPLGVDKIYGIPPVLFRRTMKHLDSQQFRTGLLGHRLDAHFTLRDNQALRDELGALYEFSQSIHSHQCQRWEYALISRNDEIFPPEANKQYWLSQSPQNTRILWSNEPHFVFFNFTSWEELCHLQKY; encoded by the coding sequence ATGAAGTATAAATGGCTTCATAGCGCAAATACTAAAGATTCTTTGGTTAAAGATTTAATAATATTTATGGGTGGGTTTGGAAGCGACCCTTGTCATTTTCACCATCTTAAAATTTATGATTGCGATGTAGTGATGTTTTATGATTATAGAGATTTAAATACGCTCAATTCCTACAATACACACGATATTTTTAAGAATCTCTCCTACTATCGGCATATTTATCTTATCGCCTTTTCGCTTGGCGTATGTGTGGCAAATGCTATGTTTTCATCTATATGGGAGCAATTTACACATACACTTGCTATTAATGGCACACCTTTAGGGGTTGATAAAATCTATGGTATTCCTCCTGTGCTTTTTAGACGAACAATGAAACATCTTGATTCTCAACAATTTCGTACAGGATTATTAGGGCACAGATTAGACGCTCATTTTACTTTGCGAGATAATCAAGCTTTACGCGATGAACTTGGAGCGCTTTATGAGTTTTCTCAATCTATACACTCACATCAATGTCAGAGGTGGGAATACGCACTTATATCACGTAATGATGAAATTTTCCCACCAGAAGCAAATAAACAATATTGGCTCTCTCAATCTCCCCAAAATACACGGATTCTATGGAGTAATGAGCCACATTTTGTTTTCTTTAACTTTACCTCGTGGGAAGAATTATGCCACCTACAAAAATACTAA
- a CDS encoding aminotransferase class I/II-fold pyridoxal phosphate-dependent enzyme: protein MGLNARLKSLKNAHNFRTITDYQHDGIYITPYASHAHHSSHKPLINFASNDYLALSLDTALIQEFLSTLSPQDMVFSSASSRSLSGGFPIYETLESHLSQLYAPKKALLFNSGYHCNLSCIQALSTLSHTLFLLDRFSHASVFDGVRNAHFKRFRHNDMTALETLIDFHHRHYERIIIVTEGLFSMEGDFGNIKEIIQLKKDYPNVFLYVDEAHSVGVCGNNGLGIAYECIEDIDFLVLTFGKALASMGACMLCNTTQRDFFINTARGLIYSTALPAINIAWSNFIWSKILTLTNKREKLQLLSQHLRSHLKEKGYAIRGEAHIISLMCGDNQSAVQLSHQLRERGFFAPAIKEPTIPKGTARIRFCLNAALELEHIAQLAETL, encoded by the coding sequence GGGCTTGAATGCACGATTAAAATCGCTTAAAAATGCACATAATTTCCGCACAATCACGGATTATCAGCACGATGGTATTTATATCACTCCTTATGCCTCACACGCTCATCATTCCTCACATAAACCTTTAATTAATTTTGCAAGCAATGATTATTTGGCTCTTTCCCTAGATACTGCACTTATACAAGAATTTCTTAGCACACTCTCGCCACAAGATATGGTTTTTTCTAGCGCATCTTCACGCTCTTTAAGCGGAGGATTCCCTATTTATGAGACTTTAGAATCTCATCTTAGCCAACTCTATGCCCCAAAAAAAGCTTTACTTTTTAACAGCGGTTATCACTGCAATCTCTCTTGTATTCAGGCATTAAGCACTCTCTCACACACACTCTTTTTGCTTGATAGATTCTCTCACGCAAGTGTATTTGATGGAGTGCGCAATGCTCACTTTAAGCGTTTTAGACACAATGATATGACTGCGCTTGAAACACTTATTGATTTTCATCATCGTCATTATGAACGTATTATCATTGTAACTGAAGGACTTTTTAGTATGGAGGGAGATTTTGGCAATATTAAAGAAATAATACAACTTAAAAAAGATTACCCCAATGTATTTTTATATGTTGATGAAGCACATAGTGTAGGTGTGTGTGGAAATAATGGACTCGGAATAGCTTATGAATGTATTGAAGACATTGATTTTCTTGTGCTGACTTTTGGTAAGGCTCTAGCCTCTATGGGAGCTTGTATGCTTTGCAATACAACTCAAAGAGACTTCTTTATCAATACTGCACGGGGACTCATATACTCTACTGCCCTGCCCGCAATTAATATTGCGTGGAGTAATTTCATATGGAGCAAGATACTCACTCTAACAAATAAGCGCGAAAAATTGCAACTTCTAAGTCAGCATCTCCGCTCACACTTAAAAGAAAAAGGCTATGCAATAAGAGGTGAAGCACATATCATCTCGCTTATGTGTGGAGATAACCAATCTGCAGTTCAACTCTCTCATCAGCTACGTGAGCGTGGATTTTTTGCTCCCGCTATCAAGGAACCTACAATCCCCAAAGGAACAGCAAGAATCCGATTCTGTCTTAATGCTGCTTTAGAATTAGAACACATAGCTCAACTTGCGGAGACACTATGA